A window of Daphnia pulicaria isolate SC F1-1A chromosome 4, SC_F0-13Bv2, whole genome shotgun sequence genomic DNA:
TCTTATCTAGCTATTCAGTTTAATCGTAACATATGAAGTTGTCATGCTACAGTTGCCCCACTAATAACAACTTAGCTGACACGCTGCTTTACAACAAATGAATAATGTATCGGAATCAATAATataatcaaaatataaaaaaataatccgtTGGTTACATTTGTTTGACTATAATGCATTTCCCTTATAGTTCCAGGTTAGTTTCTTCAAAGTAAACACTCTGACTGCGTGTTTGTGGAAGCTAATGGAATGAATGACAACAAAGGACTTTTGCTAGGAAAACTTCGTTGCTATGTCCATACAGCAGAAGTAAACAATACCGAACGATTGTGTTGTGTTGCTACTCATATTCCCACAAGTATATAAatccaataaagaaaaaaatatggggtAGCAACATAAGGCGCATGTTCTGTTGCTACTTATGATACTCGGTATAGGTTCAAGGCTGAGCCCATAGAATTTGTTAAAACGTAGTGGCATTCACACCTTCTGTTTCTTCCATTATTACAACAATGAAGAAAAAGCCAGATTTCATTCAGCTTTGGAATCcagtcatttcattttgtcgAATTTACGCGGTTATCCCTTTGAGACAATCCGACAAGGAACCGTATTTCGAGCGATGCTCCGGTTCACTTTGTTGGTGCCTTTTATTCGGCTTGATTTACCTTTTTGGTTTCGTTCTCTCCGTCATTCTCGTTTTGGACACTTTCAGTAGCTCGTCAAAGATTATCGCCAACGccactttttatttgatttattacgTTCACTGCGAAATGACTctggtatttttcatttatcgaTCTCAAAATCTCTTGGATCTATTCCAGAATTGGATCCAagttgaaaatcttttgatcAAGCACAAAATTCATCTGGGTAAAGTCTTGGTAGCTCAGTGCTGGACCATTGTTATTGCTACCTTAATCATGTCCCATCTCGAAAATGGCTGTTACATCATTAGTGCGGTAagcaaaagtcttttttcacaaTCAATTAGCCATATTATATCGATCGAGCGCTTAATTTTCTTTAGGTAATCGACGCTGAAAGCTTATCCGATACAATTCACCTCTTCGTAAATTTGGCGGGAAAAGGGACAGATTTAAATCCTTATTTCGGTGACTATAAGGACATCTACggttttttcctcatttttgtCGAGTCGTTGAGTGAAGTCGCTTGGATCTCTGGCGATTTGATTATTGCTTTAATCTCAATCATCTGTCGTCGCTATTACGAAGCGCTACAAGAGAAATTGCTTTCCGATAACCATCATTCCTTCCGACAGCTGGAAGAGCTCCGGCAGTTACAACTGGCCATTTCTACGTTGGTCCACAAAGTGGCTGAAGTTTTCTCGCCACTAATTCTCATATCTGTCGGATGCAACGTCGTTTACATCCTTGTCTTTTTGTACTCCGGACTGGAGGCTGATTTGTTCAGCCCAAGTTTTCTCGTCCGTCTCATTTTCACCTATTCTTTTATCTACGTGGTTCTCAGACTAATATTCTCCGTTTTCTTGGCTAGTCGACTAAGCGAAATGGTttgtattttaattcattactTTCGAATGGCCGATAAGACTGTCGTTGACATCTTTTTACTTATAATCCACAGCCGGAGAAAACCATCGACTACTTGTACAGTCTACCTTCGATTGTTGGTTCCAACTCTGACGATCAAATAAACAGAGCTTTAAAGGTAAACACAATCTAAAATCAATTGGAGAAATTAATTGTCACTTTTGGGGGGTATTTCAGATGATAATGATTGTACAAGAAATTCAAAGTAATCCAATCAGTCTTGGTGGAAGTGGATTCTTCGTTCTCTGCAAGTCATCTGCATCGGCAGTAAGAAACATTCTTATAACCAAATTTTTGTAATCCTCTTTAACTTCGATGTTATTACAGTTATTCAGTTTAATCGTGACGTACGAGGTCGTCATGCTACAACTGCCACGCTAAGAAATGTTGACGAATGGACTAGTCCTGACCCGCATGCAGTCCTCTGTATATTCAATATAGAATCAATAGCTACAACCGAAACTATAGTCCAATTACGTATAAGCTTTATCATTCAATGGAGCGAATCCGGCGTTCCAAAATTTcagattaagaaaaaaagatttatggCTTGAAAGCAGATGACgaaaaagaatggaaagtCGAACTTAACGGGTAGATGTTCTCCGCTCCCAGAGCGATCGAACGAATTTTCACGCAGAGCAATGCCGTTATGATGCACGACATCACCAAGGCAATGAGAATGACTACCAGGCCACTGATAAAGTTAATCAGCGGCAtgcaaatttcttcttcgtcagtCGTTTGATGATTgtctaaataataatcaaacgaTTCAGTCAGAAGAAATTGGATTTCGTTTGATCGGAGTTGGACTTACCAGGTGTGGTGAGTGTCACGACTGAATGGGAATCCGGCTTGAAGGCGATATCGTCGCTGGAAATGACACGAAGCGATCGACGCAGACGGACGTCCGAAATTTCTGACGCCGAAGAGTTGACACTTCGACGTTTGCGACTGCTTATGTCAAACTGAAAATCAACcagaaaattgtttaaaacatTACTTAATCTCAAAGTATAAATTAATTACAAGATTAGCGTCTTGGGGGCAGACGTCGCATCCATTTTTGCACAATTCGACGTTGCATTCGAGGAAGACTTCCATCTGGTCGGGGAATTTGAAGGCCTGGAAGAAGGCGAAAGATAAGAGAGACACTCCGGAGCGGTCGGTCCGCGTAGTTTTCTGCCACGGTCCCATCAGTTTGTTCATGACGACACAGCCGTTCTTGTCTGACAGTGTCACGGCGTTGGCTCTATTTCCATCGTGAGCGATACATTCCTGAACACGGAAATCAAAGCCTGGGTCTCCTTCGATGGCGACGACCATCGTCAAAATATCGCCAATCTTCACCAATCCGTTGACACTTGGAGCGTTGGGTCCTTTTCCGGTTTGGACGTCCATGCTGGCCGTGGCCGAATCGCCGCTGAAACTGACATTTTTGGTGTCCAGCATATCGATGTTGAAGGCATAAGAAACGGTCTTGTTCAGCAAACCTTCCCAGAAGCAACAAATTGAACGAGAAATGTCCCGAATCTGAAATTGCGTTATAAAGTTTAATAATTTTCCGTtcgaattaaatttgattcgtATTTGTTACTACTTCTTGAATGCCCTTCTGATtttggatgatgatgacattTTCAAGGTAAGCCTTTTTACCACTGGTCAAGGCATCCACCCAGTGGGATCCGCAAGTGTCCAGCCGGATTGTAAATTCATAAAAGTCGCGGTTGGTTCCGTACCGGACGTGATGGCAATCCAAGTTGCTATGGAAACCCTTTTGTTTtacatttaatatttatttgaagTCAACAGTAATAGTTATTGCATCAATTGAATTACCTTGGAGTAGATAAGGCCATTAAAAGGGCGATCGAATTTGATTTTGACGAGCATCGATTCTTTGGCACAGTCGACATCCAGCGAAATAATCTGAGCCATTTGGAGGGTAGATGATTGAGGCATCAGTGACTTATTTGTGTCCACTGGATCGTCAGTGGCTGGTCCGTCATTCCGGCTAGGTGGGTAGGTAAGAGCAAGCGGATTGGAATTGACGGAACGCGCATGAGGAATCGAATATGTTTCGACCGGGGTGATGATAGCCGGAATTGTCACCGGTACATTTCCTTCCACCAAGGCGATTTTTGGCGGAGAGGAAACAGTTGTTGTGGCTGGATTGAACGTTGTCGGATGTATTGACGATATTCCCGGTGAAAATGGTTGAGGTAGCGACTTCAGTGCGTGTACTGTCTTGGTTTAAATCAAAGTTGTTATTAATTTCATGTTAAATTAAATGATTTTAGATTTAGTCAATAGAACAAATAGAAAGTTTGCCTTTCAGTGgcgaaaaggtaaaaatgagCAGCTGATTACTATCCCCCGTGGTGTTTATCCGGAGTCGGTCAGTCGGAGTTCCCATGGCCAACAACATTATCCTGCTCTCGTTGTACCTCGTCCCTGCGCCAGCATTAGTAGAACCGGTTTAACCGTTTCCTTACTAcggcaatttttgttccttttcttctcACAACAAGATCTTCTTGTCTTCTCTGCTCTAATAGTCACTGACTTACTTATTATACCGGACTTTGTACTAAAACTACCTGATTCTCCAATTCCCACCTGTTTTCCAAGAGCTGGAATGTGTGTTATTCGTCCATCGCTCAAGGACCGTGCAAATTACTGACAGAATACT
This region includes:
- the LOC124337739 gene encoding gustatory receptor for sugar taste 64e-like translates to MTLNWIQVENLLIKHKIHLGKVLVAQCWTIVIATLIMSHLENGCYIISAVIDAESLSDTIHLFVNLAGKGTDLNPYFGDYKDIYGFFLIFVESLSEVAWISGDLIIALISIICRRYYEALQEKLLSDNHHSFRQLEELRQLQLAISTLVHKVAEVFSPLILISVGCNVVYILVFLYSGLEADLFSPSFLVRLIFTYSFIYVVLRLIFSVFLASRLSEMPEKTIDYLYSLPSIVGSNSDDQINRALKMIMIVQEIQSNPISLGGSGFFVLCKSSASALFSLIVTYEVVMLQLPR
- the LOC124336981 gene encoding uncharacterized protein LOC124336981, with translation MRSFVLTLFIFGHVLAGQLNISCLTELINADKVKHNEQFGTVAVQHKITNVPDSSIRILRELLAIAGAGDQDQEPSSSSSVFVSTLPENSVHALKSLPQPFSPGISSIHPTTFNPATTTVSSPPKIALVEGNVPVTIPAIITPVETYSIPHARSVNSNPLALTYPPSRNDGPATDDPVDTNKSLMPQSSTLQMAQIISLDVDCAKESMLVKIKFDRPFNGLIYSKGFHSNLDCHHVRYGTNRDFYEFTIRLDTCGSHWVDALTSGKKAYLENVIIIQNQKGIQEIRDISRSICCFWEGLLNKTVSYAFNIDMLDTKNVSFSGDSATASMDVQTGKGPNAPSVNGLVKIGDILTMVVAIEGDPGFDFRVQECIAHDGNRANAVTLSDKNGCVVMNKLMGPWQKTTRTDRSGVSLLSFAFFQAFKFPDQMEVFLECNVELCKNGCDVCPQDANLFDISSRKRRSVNSSASEISDVRLRRSLRVISSDDIAFKPDSHSVVTLTTPDNHQTTDEEEICMPLINFISGLVVILIALVMSCIITALLCVKIRSIALGAENIYPLSSTFHSFSSSAFKP